The DNA sequence ttgggttaggttgaacTTTTGGAGAATCAAAAGACTAGTGTTCGATCTAAAGGTGTTCAAATGACTCGATATGACCCGATAGTCTGAAGGGTTAGCTTTATTCtatttgggttaggttgaacTTTTGGAGAATCGAAAAACTAGTGTTCAATCTAAAGGGGTTCAAATGACTCGATATGACCTGATAGCCTGAACAATTAGTTTTTTTCTATTCGGGTTAGATTGAACTTTTGGAGAACCGAAAAACTAATGTTTAATCcacaaattgattttttttgtcggttcaacctaacccaaaccaaatttgatatatatattataagtaGCGATTTATTTCTTCGGACTTCGCTTTTATCTAGGAGTATTCAAATGGTCTGATAACCCGAACAACCAAACTTACAGAtgttttgatatttgagttttacgatatttttaattattaatatgacACGTATTATGGACAAAtagaagtttttaaaaataattttagaaatactAAAGAACTCGACGGTTCGacccaattcaacccaacccaacttgaACATAGAGGgctgggttgggttgtgaaccgtgttcggttcattcatatagTCAAGCCAATGAACGCAAAATTTTAGATTGGTTCAAAAAATTCTTTCGATTCAAAAACCCGAAATactaaggaaaaaaatattgtttacgagcataattttttaaaataatatagttatcttaattaaaaagttgttATTATGTTATTACTTAATATCCGACCTACCTAGTGTTAGCtattacatatttatattaatacatTAATATACATATTGATAGGCGTGTTATCCATAATGTTTAATTTAGACAACATTTGATGTCATACTAAAATAACgaccaaaacaaaacaacatcCAAGGTACTAAAATCAATGTTTTGAAAACTCCGAGGTCCAAAATGTTTAGAGAcgaaaaatatgatatataataaTTGACGTTTCCAACCTACTAACAAACGAGAGACTCGTAAACAAAGGTATTTTAGCTTCAGTGGGTCGGAGTGATTTTACACATTAATGTAATTGTAGTAGCAATCCCGCAATTAATTACTAAATAAGTAGAGCTAACCCTAAGTCTCTTTGATAAGACTCGACTTCAGCTGTTAAATAAGTACGGCTGACCCTAAGTCTCTTTGCTAGGACTTGACCCCGGTTGTTAAATAAGTATGACTAACCCTAAGTCTCTTTGATAAGACTCGACTCCAGCTGTTAAATAAGTACGGCTAACCCTAAGTCTCTTTGATAAGACTCGACTCCAACTGTTAAATAAGTACGGCTAACCCTAAGTCTCTTTGATAAGACTCGACTCCAGCTATTAAATAATTACGGCTGATCCTAAGTCTCTTTGATAAGACTCGACTCCAGCTATTAAATAATTACGGCTGATCCTAAGTCTTTTTGACAGGACTCGACTTCAACTATAAGTACGGCTAGCCCTAAGCCTCTTTGGTAGGACTCAGCTCCAATTGTTAAATAAGGTGTGCTAGCCCTAAGTCTCTTTAGTAGGACTCTATTCCAGCTGTTAAATAAGTACGACTGTCCCTAAGTCTCTTTGATAAGACTCGACTCCAAATGTTAAATAAGTACGGCTGGCTCTAAGTCTCTTTGATAAGACTTGACTCCAGCTGTTAAATAAGTACGGCTAACCCTAATTCTCTTTGCTAGGACTCGACTACAGCTGTTAAATAAGTATGACTAACCCTAATTCTCTTTGGTAGAACTCGACTACAGCGGTTAAATAAGTATAACTAACCCTAAGTTTCTTTGATAGGACTCGGCTCCAACTGTTAAATAAGTACGCCTAACCCTAATTCTCTTTGCTAGGATTCGATTACAGCTGTTAAATAAGtatgaaaccctaattctctTTGGTAGGACTCGACTCCAGCGGTTAAATAAGTACAACTAACCCTAAGTTTCTTTGATAGGACTCGACTCTAGCCGTAACCCTAAGTCTCTCTGTTAGGACTCGACTCCAGCGGTTAAATAAGTAAAGCTAACCCTAAGTCTCTTTGATAGGACTCGACTCGACTCCAGCTATTAAGTAAGTACAATTAACCCTAAGTCCCTTTTGCACGACCCGACTCCGAAGCCACACGTAAGCGACCTCATAAAGTCAAACTACCTTATCACCTTTAgaaaaagtttgaatctttgaaaggaaaaaaaaaatggagggaGTTGCTTTAGAGCTCCTTTAATCGAAAAGAaagatcaaacaaaaaaataaataaaaagaagagagagagagataaaatttcaagttacaaggaaaaaaaaaNAGGAGAGAGAAATCACGTGAAGGACGGAGGGCATAATCGTCATTTCACCTATGAAAATGCTCCCGTGTTTGTCGCGtgcatttctctctctctctctccatcttTCATTCACTCAAAATCACCGCattttgaccttttttttttcttttataaataaaaatatttaaattaatccaattaattttattttattttatatgaaaatgggaatttttatttaatttcagtaattattttttcaatctttattaaatatttgataataaaCGAATAAATGTTGtacaaattcatattttattttttattttaaaaaattaaataaattacacgAACGACCATAATTAACTCAACCCAACAAATATatggttgagttgagtttattattcaataaagGTTGTttgattacaaaaaaaatttatgactcGAACGATTGAGatcagtttaaaaaaaatctaaatccGACTCAACCCAAAGGGTAAAACTTCATCCACTAGAATGGAACGACGATTCACGAGCTCGACAGTGTTTTGAAGCTCTTCGGTCTGAGCttgaaaaatgttaatttgTCATTCCACTCCTCATACTCCTTGGAAGACATTAGCCGGTGAAAGTCCTCCCTTTCGTGTTCACTCAATTCTCTAAGGTTGAGCCTAACCAAGCGGACCTGATGATCTGCAGGAAGCTCCACGAGAAGCTGCTGCACAATTATCTTAGTCGCGGGATTGGCTCTGCCTAAGACGAGTGCACGGGAGGGCGAACGCAAAACAAAAATCgaaaacccaacaaaagaagagggaaaaaaatggtaaaaagcTTTTCATTTCCCCCAAATAACCTCAAACCCTCAAGACCCAAAACACCCACTTCATCATTTTCAtagaaattttatgaaaagtgaaagaaaaattaaagtaacgtGATCTCTCTGTTTGCATATTTGTCCCTTTATCTTTCTACAGTTGATATTACATCACTTGCTTGTTCTTAACACCTTATCTTTGAATTCTAATGCTTATTTATACGTCTACTCAGTTCCCCAACACTATTGCACATCAAGTGTTCGATGTAATGCCTAAGAGAAAaaaggggtttttttttttttttttttttttttttttttttttttNatgaggaaaaaaagaataaagaaaaagaaaatgttgttctCATCTCATCACAAGCTTCTGTTGTTGTTGGGTGCCACAGTGATTTGGAATTGAAAGCTCCCATCTTTTCATGTCTATTGACACTGATAGTTGATACATCACTTGGTTTGTTCATGTCGTCTTTTGACTCcttgtttctcttctcttctctctcttccttctttttctctcccttGATTCCTTGTCAAGCACTGTGTTGAGGTAAAATCCTCTAATATCTGAAAGAGAGGAGGTTTTTCAGAGAAGAAAAGACATGGGTTCTTCTGTTGGAGCTGGTGGAGAGGTTTCTAAGAAGAAGGCAATGTGGCTCTATCCTAAGGCCATGGGGTTTACCCCTTCTGAGAGATGGGGGCATTCTGCTTGTTACTATCAGGGAAATGTCTATGTTTTTGGGGTATGTGGCCATGTTTCTGTGCTGTTTGTGCTACAATTCTACTTGTAAATGGATGCTctgttcttctctttctctctgtttttgggTTGCTGTTCTTTGTTCTGTTCAGTTCATTGGTTATCTTTGGCTAAAAACTGATTTGTCTTTCTATTGTTTGAGTTTTTGTTTGCACTAATTTGTACAGAGAGTTAAACTGTTTAGTCCCCcttgattttctttaatgGCATGCGTTTGTTTCAAATAGATAGCTTTGAATGCTCTACATACTCACTATACTGCTCCAATCACTGCATGTTCTAAGAGATGAGTGGGGTTTCATGGTGAAAATATGATGTTGTTTATGAGGGACATGTTTTTGAGTTATGTtcggttgaggattgttgggagaggagtctcACGTCAACTAATTAAGGGGCTGATcgtaggtttataagtaaggaatacatctctgtGAGTATTAGGCCTCTTGGGGAAGCCAAAAGTAAgtctatgagagcttatgctcaaagtggacaatatcatatcattgtggcggtcgtgattcctaacatggtattagagtcatgcccttaatcTAGCaatgttaatagaatcctcaaatgtcgaacaaagaagttgtgagcctcgaaggtgtagtcaaaagtgactcaagtgtcgaacaaatggtgtactttgttcgagggcttcaaagaaggagttgagcctcgattaagaggaggctgTTCGAAGGATTCATGGGtctcaagggaggctctatggtgtactttgttcgaaaggaggattgttggaagaggagtcccacatcgactaatgatcatgggtttataagtaaggaatacatctccattggtatgaggtcttttagggaaaccaaaagcaaaaccatgagagcttaggctcaaagtggacaatatcatatcattgtggagagtcgtgattcctaacatgttCCAGATGTTGTGTGTGTATTTCTGTGACGTTTACGTgatgtcttttttttgttcattattCCAAACTAGGGATGCTGTGGGGGGCTGCATTTCAGTGATGTGCTTGTGCTAAATCTTGATACCATGGTCTGGACCATCATGGTAACTACTGGACAGGGTCCAGGTCCAAGAGACAGCCACGGTGCTGTGATTGTTGGAAACCAGATGATAGTTTTTGGTGGCACAAATGGCTCTAAGAAGGTTAATGATCTCCACATTTTGGATCTTGGTACCAAGGAATGGCTGCAACCTGAATGCAAAGGGAGTCCACCGTCGCCTCGAGAAAGTCACACGGCTACGCTCGTTGGAGACGACAAACTGGTCATTTTCGGAGGAAGTGGAGAGGGCGAGTCGAATTACTTGAACGATCTGCACATTCTAGACCTCAAGACTATGGTGTGGATGATCACTGAGGTGAGGGGTGATGTTCCTGTCCCTAGGGATAGTCACTCAGCTACTGCAGTTGGTCAAAAGCTGTTCGTTTATGGCGGGGACTGTGGCGATCGTTATCAAGGAGGCGTTGATATGCTCGATATGCATTCGATGACTTGGTCTAGAGTAttgatctttctttcaacttttctGTCTTGGATATTGCAAATGATGTTTCTCACTATGGCTGTTTTGTCAATAGTTGTCTGTTCAAGGATCTTCGCCCGGGGTTCGGGCTGGCCATGCTGCGGTTAATATTGCGACGAAGGCGAGCCATTATGGTTTAACTATGAACACGAACACTTTTGCTTCAAGGCCACGGCTGATCTTTCCAATTTTCAGGTTTATATCCTTGGTGGGGTTGGAGATAGACAATACTACAATGATGCTTGGGTGCTTGATATATGTACTTGCTCGTGGACTCGGCTCGATACGTGCGGTCAACAGCCTCGAGGGAGATTTTCTCACACGGCCGTGGTTGCAGACTCGGACATCGCCATCTATGGAGGGTAGTTTAGCGTAACGCTTCGTAAACGTCGTGCCATGTTCTGTTTTTGGTTCCTTGATGAACATGTTGTCTGTGCTTTTTTCGAATTCATAGGTGTGGGGAGGATGAACGACCTCTCAATGATTTGCTCGTCTTGCAACTTGGAGACGAGCATCCGAATGGTCGCTACAACGTTTCTATGTGTAAAACTTTTGGAAACCGTTGGAACAATCGAAGTAGGAGTTCTTTCGATGAAGATCGGAGCGGAATGGTGCGAAAACGCAACGACTTGCCTTATAATTGTGTCGTAATCGTTATATATgttcgtttttttctttgaatatgTAGAGGACTAAGCTTATGGGGAACAACATAGAGCTAAAGTTGGAAACAAACCACTCCATTCAGTTCATGTCAGGTCAGTGTTAATCTTTCGTGTCGAGTCGATTATGATATGTGCTCCGAGCGATTTGATGTTCATTATGATTACAGAGACGTTACATCCAAAACGGAGGAGAACCACGAATCCAAAAGTGTGGGAGGTCGAATCCGAGCAAGAGGAGCATTCTATGTCGCTATCCCAGCATTCATCCCCATCACAATCAGATCAAGAACAGACCCCGGTTCGAAAAGTATCCGATTCGGTTACGAGCACCCAAGGATTACAACTTCTTAAACACGTGAATCATAGCTCAACTAACGATCCTTGCAGCATTTCTCGAACCCAACCCGAGTTCAAAAATGCCGTCCAATGCACTCAGAATCAGCCAAAGACCGAACAGCAGCCACTTCTCCACGTCGTTCGCCCGGTTAAAGAACACAGCCTCATTCGAAACATGGTAGCTTAAcacaacataacataacacaaTTCACCGAGAGGAACATTCCCTTTTGACTCTTCTGTCGTCGTATTTGTTTCAGGTCGGATCAGAGGTTCGAGGGAGAGTCGACGGGGCCTTCGACTCGGGCTTCCTAATGACTGCTACCGTCAATGGAAAACCATACAGAGGCGTCCTATTCACACCAGTAAGGATCATCCCAAAAAACTCAAACTTGTTCTACTTTTCCAAGGTTTTGAAAACTTGTGTTGATATCAGGGACCTGGGGTCTTCTCAAGGGCCAGCATTGTTACAGAAAGTTCATCTGTTCTGGCAAACACGGTCCCGAGCTCGAACCACTTCGAACCGTCGAGGACCGTGCAACAACGACCGTTGGTTCCAATGCTCGAGTCAGCTCAAAGCTTCAAGCATGCTCAACTGAGACCTCCAGTTCCTATCATAAAACCAAGCCCTTCTTCATTACCAGTGAAGCTTAGAGATGATCTTCAAGGTGTGTTCTTGACATTAGGAGGACCTGGAAATGGCTCTGCTTGACAATGAGATTGAAAAAAttgtgtaaaaaaaattataaacacatTTTTGTATCTTGGAAGTTTAGGAATCAATACATTTAGAAAAGGGAACCATTTGGTTTTCATATTTCAACGGTAACGTTCGAGTCGTTTGACTTGCTCGATCTTCGATCGTTTGTCCAACCCTGTTTCAAGTTGAAAGGAAGTGGAGAAAATCGAGTTTTGAATGGTCGCACCGAAGAACTCGGCTATGTAGCCTTGTAACTATAACTCGATACACGTTATAGTATGATTTCAATACGTATGGTTGCTACCATATTAGtacatattgtcgtcagcccgacgattttaaaacgcgtctattagggagaagtttccacgcccttgtaaagaatgtttggttCCCCTCTCGGACattgttaaaatttaaatgcaaTCGATAACCATTcagttaaatttttattttaaaaaattaaattacaacttTAGACCCGAGACTTTAAAATTCATGTCGTCCCTccatatttaaaagtatataatatatttgtaaattttttattttaggtttaatAAATCccccaattttaaattttgtgtatatttttttattattagatataaaatttgaaaaattgtatttaataaaattattaattaaatttgaaatataaaaaaaaaagggcaaaagtaataaatggagggagaaaaaaaggaCATGGGCCCCACTAGGCCACCCGCGCATCGCGCGCGATACTGTCGATgtgtcaaaaaaatatttaaaatattatttttgtaacaaAAAAAGAGGGGAAGAGAAGGGGTGGGCTGTGTCAGCAGCTGTCTGATCTGTCTGCCACGTCAGAGAGGGATTGATTTAAGGAGAAataaggaagagagagagttgaTTTGATGGGCGTTTCTAATGTCACCGGTCGTTTCGAGATTGCGGATGTGACAGCTGTCCTTTCCACCTCATTGCGTCATCCACGTATCCCTCCTCTCTGACTAAATTCGTACCCTTCCTTAGTTCGTCTCCTTTCGCCACCTGGCTTTCCGTTTCATGGgcctgtttttttctttattgggCTTCTATATGTTTCCTTAATGGGCCCTTATTTCAATCCCCTTGGgcttatttcaattattttataaatattttgaaactatattattgaaataaatataaaaaaaaattctaattgttttttagacttattttaaaagatatcGTAATGTTAAATTAGGCTCGATTTATGTAACTCGACCAATCGATATGGTCggttaattgaaaatttaagtatCGGGTAGGGAGAAATTGACAACTGGTCATATTCCTCtttagtacattttggggcattttttGCCCAAGCAGGTGTGGGCGTGATTCtggtgaacggtcatacacccCAGTATTGACCCGATATGAAATGGTAAAGGtctatctaagatgaaagcataAAAAAGGGGTTGGGAACGGGCATGCAACCATAGGCAACAcaccttggacaagcatgaccgtgacatcctcccccactctATTGGTTGACGTTCCTATCAACCGACTCGAACAAGCAAGACTGAGATATCTGTCATGTGGCCATAAGCAACATgttttggacaagcatgatcgtGACATCCTCCCTGTCAACAACTCAGACAAGTAAGACTGGGACATCTGTCATGCGGATATAGACAGTAATctatatttgagttttatgatattttagttattaatgtaacatgtatcgtgaataaataagatttacAACTCAACCTTCGATTATGGACTGTAGTCGGTTACTCGGGTTACCAAAATTGGGTTGgtccaaaataatttttcaactcAATCGGGATGCTCGTATTTGGACCTCGACCTAACTCGAGCACTCGACCACATCGAAACCTACTTAGAGTGATTAATGAAAActtagaacaaacttaaatggAGAGGGAAAATATTATAGCGGGCTAAATCGGAGGGGAAATGTATTGTTGGGCCCTATGGTAGTTTTTTGGGATTCAGCCCAACCAGTTGGGGTTTTACGCATTATGAATCCACGGCGAAGTGCTGACCGGAGCGAGGGGGACTGCTTTCAGCGGACGGCTCTGAGTGGACGCTTCGAGAACCACTTTGTGCTACAATCTCCGTTTATCCTATTGTGGGTTTCCTCTGGTCTCCCATGGCGGATTCATCCGGCAAGCACGGGCGTGATCAGCCTCTGGTATTTCCATTTATCCTAAGCTGCTGTAGTTCAGAGATTAACcgcctttttgtttctttcttgcttgaaGAACGagcttttaattttgggttgaGTTCTAATTTCTGTTTAACTCGTTGTTTGTGGAAGCTAAGCGGAATGATTTCGTCTGCAATTTCTAGGTGAATGGAATTGATTAATTGGGATTCAGTGGGGTATGATAATGTGTAGTTTTGTTCACTTGCATTGCGGTGATTAGTAAGCTGAATGTGTTGAAATATGGGTTAGAAATTGTAATCTGACTTACTAATAGGTTTGTTTTTGCCACGAAATCGTTAGTTTTGGTATGTTGAGTTAAGTGCATGGGTGTGTTTACTGGCTTTTCTTATTGAATTGTGTGTGTTTCGGGTGCTTTCTGTTTCTTCAGGATTTCCAGGGGTTTTTGAATGACTTGCAGGATTGGGAACTCTCCCTTAATGGAAGAGACAAGAAATTGAAGCCACATGCCATTAGTAAAGAAAAGGAGGTATTACTCTATCAAG is a window from the Cucurbita pepo subsp. pepo cultivar mu-cu-16 chromosome LG07, ASM280686v2, whole genome shotgun sequence genome containing:
- the LOC111799157 gene encoding rab9 effector protein with kelch motifs-like; translated protein: MGSSVGAGGEVSKKKAMWLYPKAMGFTPSERWGHSACYYQGNVYVFGGCCGGLHFSDVLVLNLDTMVWTIMVTTGQGPGPRDSHGAVIVGNQMIVFGGTNGSKKVNDLHILDLGTKEWLQPECKGSPPSPRESHTATLVGDDKLVIFGGSGEGESNYLNDLHILDLKTMVWMITEVRGDVPVPRDSHSATAVGQKLFVYGGDCGDRYQGGVDMLDMHSMTWSRLSVQGSSPGVRAGHAAVNIATKVYILGGVGDRQYYNDAWVLDICTCSWTRLDTCGQQPRGRFSHTAVVADSDIAIYGGCGEDERPLNDLLVLQLGDEHPNGRYNVSMCKTFGNRWNNRSRSSFDEDRSGMRTKLMGNNIELKLETNHSIQFMSETLHPKRRRTTNPKVWEVESEQEEHSMSLSQHSSPSQSDQEQTPVRKVSDSVTSTQGLQLLKHVNHSSTNDPCSISRTQPEFKNAVQCTQNQPKTEQQPLLHVVRPVKEHSLIRNMVGSEVRGRVDGAFDSGFLMTATVNGKPYRGVLFTPGPGVFSRASIVTESSSVLANTVPSSNHFEPSRTVQQRPLVPMLESAQSFKHAQLRPPVPIIKPSPSSLPVKLRDDLQGVFLTLGGPGNGSA